A single window of Paenibacillus sp. FSL H8-0537 DNA harbors:
- a CDS encoding MerR family transcriptional regulator: MKVFEAARLLGTTPRTLRFYEEKGLVAPTKARENGYRLYSEADMERLRWIIALRELGLPLAVIGEVLQTVQQHDDFLRLADRARALLYEEWVTAGQKLQALDDTIAIWQRQAQPELSTAEDAADMMKHFRSERSSWNDRWDYDRLALEHGKAAPMAALAKVLTPSGYEQALMKTLEWIDPIAGECGAELGAGTGNLSVKLAEAGVHLTAIEQSAQMLSILRGRLPHVEAKLGNLLTLPLPDRVCSFIACSFAMHHLNGSQQLLALAEMDRILLPGGRLAITDISLDNEEEAGLSNSAPAAAVRKPLAVPIEPLHLHELQEWLKSHRYSIVVEQLDTAAVMLFAVKPE, translated from the coding sequence GTGAAGGTATTTGAAGCCGCACGATTGCTTGGCACAACTCCGCGTACGCTGCGGTTTTACGAGGAAAAAGGGCTCGTTGCGCCAACGAAAGCGCGAGAAAACGGCTATCGCCTGTATAGCGAGGCAGATATGGAGCGTCTGCGGTGGATTATTGCGCTGCGTGAGCTGGGTTTGCCGCTGGCTGTCATCGGCGAGGTGCTGCAAACGGTACAACAGCATGATGATTTTCTGCGATTAGCCGATCGTGCGCGGGCTCTACTGTATGAGGAATGGGTCACCGCGGGTCAAAAGCTGCAGGCGCTTGATGATACGATTGCCATATGGCAGCGTCAAGCTCAGCCTGAGCTTAGCACAGCTGAGGACGCGGCGGATATGATGAAGCACTTCCGCTCCGAGCGAAGCAGCTGGAATGACCGCTGGGATTATGATCGTCTGGCGCTGGAGCATGGCAAGGCGGCCCCAATGGCCGCATTAGCAAAGGTACTGACCCCTTCTGGCTATGAACAAGCGCTTATGAAAACGCTGGAATGGATTGACCCGATTGCGGGCGAGTGCGGCGCCGAGCTTGGAGCCGGAACCGGCAATCTGTCAGTCAAGCTCGCCGAGGCGGGCGTACACTTAACAGCTATTGAGCAATCAGCACAAATGCTCAGCATTTTGCGCGGGCGTCTGCCGCATGTGGAAGCAAAGCTCGGCAACCTGCTCACCCTGCCGCTACCGGATCGCGTATGCTCCTTCATCGCTTGCAGCTTTGCGATGCATCATTTGAATGGCTCCCAGCAGCTGCTGGCTCTGGCTGAGATGGACCGTATTTTGCTGCCGGGAGGACGACTGGCTATTACCGATATAAGCCTCGATAACGAAGAGGAAGCAGGCTTATCTAATTCTGCTCCTGCTGCTGCTGTTAGGAAGCCACTTGCTGTCCCTATCGAGCCGTTACACTTGCATGAGCTTCAAGAATGGCTCAAGTCGCACCGCTACTCCATCGTCGTGGAGCAGTTAGATACCGCCGCTGTTATGCTTTTTGCGGTAAAACCGGAGTAG
- a CDS encoding 2-hydroxy-3-keto-5-methylthiopentenyl-1-phosphate phosphatase: protein MTASKKRIIFCDFDGTITINDNIIAIIRHFNPPGWEPIVEQTISQQISIREGVGQLFRLLPSSIMSEVVHFGITNARIREGFGELLSYCRKNDIEFYVTSGGIDFFVYPVLEPFDIPQDHIYCNGHDFSGPNIEITWPHPCDGQCSNACGMCKTTIMRRFPAEQYERIVIGDSVTDFEGAKLADTVFSRSHLTTRCQELGLPHSEYETFHDIIRVLDKGKDES from the coding sequence ATGACAGCATCAAAAAAACGCATTATTTTCTGCGATTTCGACGGAACGATTACGATAAACGATAATATTATTGCGATTATCCGCCATTTTAACCCGCCAGGCTGGGAGCCCATTGTGGAGCAGACGATTTCGCAGCAAATTTCGATCCGTGAAGGGGTGGGCCAGCTGTTCCGCCTCCTCCCTTCCTCGATAATGAGCGAGGTTGTTCATTTCGGCATTACGAATGCGCGCATTCGCGAAGGCTTTGGCGAGCTCCTCTCCTACTGCCGGAAAAATGATATTGAATTTTACGTAACAAGCGGCGGCATTGACTTTTTCGTCTATCCGGTGCTTGAGCCCTTCGATATTCCGCAGGATCATATTTATTGCAATGGCCACGATTTTAGCGGCCCTAATATTGAAATTACATGGCCGCATCCTTGTGACGGACAGTGCAGCAACGCATGCGGCATGTGCAAAACGACCATTATGCGACGTTTCCCCGCTGAGCAATATGAACGTATTGTCATTGGCGACAGCGTGACGGACTTTGAAGGCGCAAAGCTGGCGGATACGGTATTTTCCCGCTCGCACCTGACGACGAGATGCCAAGAGCTTGGCCTGCCTCATTCCGAATATGAGACGTTCCATGATATTATTCGCGTGCTTGACAAGGGAAAGGATGAATCGTAA
- a CDS encoding sugar phosphate isomerase/epimerase family protein, with translation MQLANKIGVIVDSFGVGVSEGLRLAKDVGAEGVQIYAVDGEMDPAVLTGAKRKQLKEEVAQLGLEISALCGDLGGHGFQDKWANPLKIEKSKRILDLAVELGTNIVTTHIGIVPDDPNSEVYASMQQACEELANYATRQQAYFAIETGPETAAHLKAFLDTLGSRGVAVNFDPANMVMVTGDDPVNGLHILRDYVVHTHVKDGVRHRVVDPRQVYGALGYEKMDHGQIAQMASEGPDFSELPLGEGSVNFTAYFNMIQTIGYKGYLTIEREVGSQPEADIRKAVEFIKRYR, from the coding sequence ATGCAGCTTGCAAACAAAATTGGCGTAATTGTCGATAGCTTTGGCGTCGGCGTAAGCGAAGGCCTGCGTTTGGCGAAGGATGTTGGAGCGGAGGGTGTGCAAATATATGCAGTAGATGGGGAAATGGACCCAGCAGTACTGACAGGAGCCAAGCGCAAGCAGCTCAAGGAGGAAGTTGCTCAGCTTGGTCTTGAAATATCGGCGTTATGCGGCGACTTAGGTGGGCATGGATTTCAAGACAAATGGGCCAATCCGTTGAAAATCGAAAAATCCAAGCGCATTCTGGATTTGGCGGTCGAGCTAGGAACAAACATTGTCACGACCCATATTGGCATTGTACCGGACGATCCGAACAGCGAAGTTTACGCCTCCATGCAGCAGGCGTGTGAGGAGCTGGCGAATTATGCAACTCGTCAGCAGGCGTATTTTGCGATTGAGACGGGCCCAGAAACAGCAGCGCATTTGAAAGCATTTCTCGATACTTTAGGCTCTCGCGGCGTTGCGGTTAATTTTGACCCGGCGAATATGGTCATGGTCACGGGGGATGATCCTGTGAATGGGCTGCATATACTGAGGGATTATGTTGTACATACGCATGTGAAGGATGGCGTCCGCCACCGTGTTGTGGACCCCCGGCAAGTATATGGAGCGCTAGGCTATGAAAAAATGGATCATGGGCAAATCGCGCAAATGGCGTCCGAAGGCCCGGATTTTTCAGAGCTGCCGCTTGGCGAGGGCAGCGTAAATTTCACTGCTTATTTTAACATGATTCAAACGATTGGGTATAAGGGCTATTTGACGATTGAACGAGAGGTCGGCTCGCAGCCAGAGGCGGATATTCGCAAAGCTGTCGAGTTTATTAAACGATACCGCTAA
- the proC gene encoding pyrroline-5-carboxylate reductase codes for MPIDTDTQTSNRIQSLQIAFYGAGSMAEAIARGMINQKLTQPGRIAMLNRQNADRLTELNSQYGVQTILQGSSNEAFLKEADIIFLAMKPKDAVEAIAGIKPFISEHQLIISVIAGLSIASIELLLGRKLSIVRTMPNTSCTIGLGVTGISYSAAVTKEQQQLAEAIFQSVGITSVVEENYQDVITGVSGSGPAYVYYFMESMIDAAKAMGLSETAAKELVTQTVLGAAEMVRATGEEPAELRRKVTSPNGTTQAALEVMSQKGLAETIASGMKRSAERAAEIGADIERSLK; via the coding sequence ATGCCAATAGATACAGACACCCAGACGAGTAATCGTATTCAGTCCCTGCAAATCGCGTTCTATGGCGCCGGCTCCATGGCTGAAGCCATCGCCCGCGGCATGATTAATCAGAAGCTAACCCAGCCGGGACGCATTGCGATGCTCAATCGGCAAAATGCCGATCGGCTCACCGAGCTCAATAGCCAGTATGGCGTTCAGACGATTTTGCAAGGCTCCTCGAACGAAGCGTTTCTGAAGGAAGCCGACATTATTTTTCTCGCGATGAAGCCTAAGGATGCGGTTGAAGCGATTGCGGGCATTAAGCCTTTTATTTCGGAGCATCAGCTTATTATTTCGGTTATTGCCGGACTATCGATTGCGTCAATTGAGCTGCTGCTTGGCCGCAAGCTGTCCATTGTCCGCACAATGCCGAACACATCCTGCACGATCGGGCTCGGCGTTACCGGCATTAGTTATTCCGCAGCGGTGACGAAGGAGCAGCAGCAGCTGGCGGAAGCTATTTTCCAATCCGTTGGCATAACCTCCGTCGTTGAGGAAAATTATCAGGACGTCATTACCGGCGTATCGGGCAGCGGCCCAGCATACGTGTATTATTTTATGGAATCGATGATTGATGCGGCGAAGGCAATGGGCCTTAGCGAAACGGCTGCGAAGGAGCTTGTCACCCAGACGGTGCTCGGTGCTGCAGAGATGGTACGCGCAACTGGCGAGGAGCCTGCCGAATTGAGACGCAAAGTGACATCCCCGAACGGAACGACGCAAGCAGCGCTTGAGGTGATGAGCCAGAAAGGCTTAGCCGAGACAATTGCTAGCGGCATGAAGCGTTCCGCCGAGCGCGCGGCCGAAATCGGAGCCGATATTGAGAGGAGCTTGAAATAA
- a CDS encoding 2,3-diketo-5-methylthiopentyl-1-phosphate enolase, translated as MSEFCIATYRSFDDKADFDKKALSIAVGLTVGSWTDLPEARKSEMEKHLGKVLSVEVHEGGEGNRFADIRIAYPDINFSRDIPALLVTIFGKLSMDGRIKLIDIEVSQSFGSAFPGPKFGLQGVRDLLGVQERPLLMSIFKSVVGHDLANLQEQFYKQALGGVDLIKDDEILFENPLTPLEKRVEACMEAAERAQQETGQKLLYAVNLTGPTSQLASQARKAIAAGANALLFNVLAYGYDVLHELSKDPTINVPIAAHPAMAGAMYPSPHYGIGASVLLGKLMRLAGADLVLFPSPYGSVVMPKEENLAVKDALLAPSSELLASFPVPSAGIHPGLVPLILRDFGTEVVVNAGGGIHGHPMGTAAGGQAFRLAIDAAMNGVHLREAAAAPGGEALQAAIDAWGIKE; from the coding sequence ATGAGTGAATTTTGCATTGCTACCTACCGCAGCTTTGACGATAAAGCAGATTTTGATAAAAAAGCGTTATCCATCGCCGTCGGCCTGACGGTTGGAAGCTGGACCGACCTGCCGGAAGCCCGCAAATCCGAAATGGAGAAGCATCTTGGCAAAGTATTGTCCGTCGAGGTGCATGAAGGCGGAGAAGGCAATCGCTTCGCTGATATTCGCATTGCTTATCCAGATATTAATTTCAGCCGTGATATCCCTGCCCTGCTCGTTACGATTTTCGGTAAGCTGTCGATGGACGGTCGAATTAAGCTGATTGATATTGAGGTTTCACAGTCGTTCGGCTCTGCTTTCCCGGGTCCGAAGTTTGGCCTGCAGGGCGTTCGGGACCTGCTCGGCGTACAGGAGCGACCGCTGCTGATGAGCATTTTCAAATCCGTTGTCGGACATGATCTGGCCAACTTGCAGGAGCAGTTTTATAAGCAGGCGCTTGGCGGCGTGGATCTGATTAAAGATGATGAAATTTTGTTTGAAAATCCGCTGACCCCGCTGGAAAAACGCGTTGAGGCTTGTATGGAAGCTGCCGAGCGCGCCCAGCAGGAAACAGGCCAAAAGCTGCTTTATGCCGTCAATTTGACTGGTCCTACTTCGCAGCTAGCTTCTCAGGCGCGCAAAGCAATTGCCGCTGGCGCTAACGCCCTGCTCTTTAATGTGCTGGCATACGGCTACGATGTGCTGCATGAGCTTAGCAAAGACCCAACCATCAATGTCCCTATTGCTGCACATCCGGCTATGGCGGGCGCGATGTATCCTTCGCCGCACTATGGCATTGGCGCTTCCGTGCTGCTTGGCAAGCTTATGCGCCTTGCGGGAGCTGATCTCGTGCTGTTCCCTTCTCCATACGGCTCGGTCGTCATGCCGAAGGAAGAAAATCTCGCCGTCAAGGATGCGCTCCTGGCACCATCTAGCGAACTGCTTGCCAGCTTCCCTGTTCCATCCGCAGGCATTCATCCGGGCCTTGTTCCGCTTATTTTGCGCGACTTTGGCACCGAGGTAGTCGTCAACGCGGGCGGCGGCATTCACGGCCATCCAATGGGCACTGCTGCTGGCGGACAAGCCTTCCGCCTCGCAATTGATGCGGCGATGAATGGCGTTCATCTGCGCGAAGCTGCCGCGGCTCCTGGCGGCGAAGCGCTGCAAGCTGCCATTGACGCTTGGGGGATTAAAGAATGA
- the tynA gene encoding primary-amine oxidase (catalyzes the formation of phenylacetaldehyde from 2-phenylethylamine) yields the protein MRKKRWTIAALAMSGILLTSVLPGVQVPTSAAIVAPKSENDPLNPLTAQEINQARKIIAASPHYKKGMVFNEITLQEPNKQEVWKWVLESASYKAQTKLKREAKFVISEQRGVYEGVIDLDKGTLVSWNKNETGGYSYVGSSSVATEVLSKNKVWLASLKKRGVDDISKVIAFGLSLGYYGPTDADPNRRLVKYSAYYNTGDGNYFTHPIENLVATIDIDTNEVVKIEEGEVVPIPMNDHGFTGNDSSGTREAPKPILIMQPKGVNYQITGQQISWQGWKFHVRLDPRVGTIVNAATFNDNGKERKIMYQGNLGGMTVPYGDPSMNWYWKTYMDAGEYGVGKSGRPLLLGSDVPNNASLIDATLNDDEGKPYTSPSVIGVFERYADADWTHKEGDITEARPRLELVVRFVATVGNYDYIFDYVFQQNGNIKINAGASGVAAIKGVKTKTVYSTDKAYVDTSNKDLNSGILVEDNALAVYHQHIYNFRLDMDVDGEKNTVLELDPHAEKISGNPVKATAMVLKQKTYFKEQDAIQKFNPEKVVLVTNPDHKNKQGYLTGYQIIANAGGTHPFAQEALFSDDDWLMKRAGYLKNHIWVTPFAPDEQYPEGKYINQNPSDTGLGSWVKQNRSIYQTDDVVWITTGTTHIPRAEEFPMMSTEWASTMLKPFNFLDRTPTLDLPKTIME from the coding sequence ATGAGAAAAAAGAGATGGACGATTGCTGCACTGGCTATGTCAGGCATCCTGTTGACCAGCGTACTGCCGGGAGTGCAAGTACCTACGTCTGCAGCGATTGTGGCGCCTAAGTCTGAGAATGACCCGCTTAATCCGCTGACCGCACAGGAGATCAACCAGGCCCGGAAAATCATTGCCGCAAGCCCGCATTATAAGAAGGGGATGGTGTTTAACGAGATTACACTGCAGGAGCCGAATAAGCAGGAGGTATGGAAGTGGGTCCTTGAATCGGCTTCTTATAAAGCGCAGACAAAGCTTAAGCGTGAAGCGAAGTTTGTTATTTCTGAGCAGCGGGGCGTTTATGAAGGTGTTATTGATTTGGATAAAGGCACACTCGTCTCCTGGAATAAAAATGAAACGGGCGGTTATTCCTACGTAGGTTCTTCTTCTGTAGCAACCGAGGTGCTGAGTAAAAATAAAGTATGGTTAGCTTCCTTGAAAAAACGCGGTGTCGACGACATTTCCAAGGTCATCGCTTTCGGACTGTCGCTTGGCTATTACGGTCCGACCGATGCTGATCCCAACCGGAGGCTCGTGAAATATAGCGCCTACTACAACACAGGGGATGGCAATTATTTTACACATCCGATCGAAAATTTGGTCGCTACCATCGATATTGATACGAATGAGGTTGTTAAAATTGAGGAAGGCGAAGTTGTGCCTATTCCCATGAACGATCACGGCTTTACCGGAAATGATAGCTCGGGAACGAGGGAGGCGCCGAAACCGATCCTCATTATGCAGCCGAAGGGGGTCAACTACCAAATTACCGGGCAGCAGATCAGCTGGCAGGGTTGGAAATTCCATGTCCGTCTTGATCCCCGTGTCGGTACGATCGTCAATGCCGCTACCTTCAACGATAATGGCAAAGAACGCAAAATTATGTATCAGGGCAATTTGGGCGGTATGACGGTTCCTTACGGTGATCCTTCAATGAACTGGTATTGGAAAACGTATATGGATGCGGGCGAATATGGTGTGGGCAAAAGCGGGCGTCCTTTGCTGCTTGGTTCTGATGTGCCAAACAACGCCAGCTTGATCGATGCAACCTTGAATGATGACGAGGGCAAGCCATATACCTCGCCTAGCGTTATCGGCGTTTTCGAGCGTTATGCGGATGCTGACTGGACGCATAAGGAAGGCGATATTACCGAAGCGCGTCCCCGTCTGGAACTGGTCGTCCGTTTCGTAGCGACGGTAGGCAATTATGATTACATTTTTGATTATGTGTTCCAGCAGAACGGCAATATTAAAATTAATGCTGGCGCCTCCGGCGTTGCTGCAATTAAAGGGGTAAAAACCAAAACCGTTTACAGCACGGACAAAGCTTATGTCGATACAAGCAATAAGGATTTGAACAGCGGGATACTCGTTGAGGACAATGCGCTAGCCGTCTATCATCAGCATATTTACAACTTCCGCCTCGATATGGATGTGGATGGCGAGAAAAATACCGTGCTGGAGCTGGACCCGCATGCCGAGAAAATTAGCGGAAATCCGGTAAAAGCAACCGCCATGGTGCTCAAGCAGAAAACCTATTTTAAAGAGCAGGATGCGATTCAAAAGTTTAATCCGGAAAAAGTCGTGCTTGTCACGAATCCAGATCATAAAAACAAGCAGGGCTACTTGACCGGCTATCAAATTATCGCCAATGCAGGCGGCACGCATCCGTTTGCACAAGAAGCATTATTCTCGGATGACGACTGGCTGATGAAGCGCGCAGGCTACTTGAAAAATCATATTTGGGTTACGCCATTTGCACCAGACGAGCAGTATCCAGAGGGTAAATATATAAACCAAAACCCAAGTGATACGGGCTTAGGCTCCTGGGTTAAACAAAACCGCAGCATCTACCAAACGGATGATGTTGTCTGGATTACGACAGGAACGACCCATATTCCGCGTGCTGAGGAATTTCCGATGATGTCGACGGAATGGGCGTCTACGATGCTCAAACCGTTTAATTTCTTGGATCGCACGCCGACGCTTGATTTGCCAAAAACGATTATGGAATAA
- the argC gene encoding N-acetyl-gamma-glutamyl-phosphate reductase, producing MQYKVFVDGQEGSTGLKIFEYLSKRSDIEFLRIDSDKRKDPEERSKFLNDADIVFLCLPDSAAKESIALVKNEKTRIINTSTAFRTDKNWVYGLPELKNQREFIQSASRVSVPGCHATGFILTIKPLIEAGILPKDYPVTCYSVTGYSGAGKSGIEEYENSALIAERKLHVPRHYALHHNHKHIPEMLMYSGLSYEPLFTPIKANYAQGIAMSVPLMSRILSKNASAKDVHEVLSAYFESERFVHVMPYDSAAYLDEGCFMISECNHTNRLEIFVFGQEGKINIISRYDNLGKGASGAAVQNMNIMLGLDEGNSLVN from the coding sequence ATGCAATATAAAGTATTTGTTGATGGCCAAGAAGGCTCGACAGGCTTGAAGATCTTTGAGTATCTGTCAAAACGATCGGACATTGAATTTCTCAGGATTGATTCCGACAAAAGAAAAGATCCTGAAGAACGAAGTAAATTTCTTAATGATGCAGATATCGTTTTTCTTTGTCTGCCCGATTCAGCTGCAAAAGAATCCATTGCGCTAGTGAAAAATGAAAAAACAAGAATCATAAATACCAGCACTGCCTTTAGAACGGATAAAAACTGGGTCTATGGACTGCCTGAGTTGAAAAATCAGAGAGAATTCATACAGTCCGCATCGAGAGTCTCCGTTCCTGGCTGTCATGCAACTGGCTTTATTCTGACGATTAAACCGCTAATTGAAGCAGGCATTCTCCCAAAAGATTATCCTGTTACGTGTTATTCTGTGACAGGCTACTCTGGAGCTGGCAAAAGCGGGATAGAGGAATATGAAAATTCAGCATTAATTGCTGAAAGAAAACTTCATGTTCCAAGACATTATGCGCTTCACCACAATCATAAGCACATACCTGAGATGCTGATGTATTCAGGACTTTCATATGAGCCATTATTTACGCCCATAAAAGCTAATTATGCACAAGGAATAGCCATGTCAGTCCCCTTAATGAGCAGGATTTTGTCCAAAAATGCTTCTGCAAAAGATGTACATGAAGTATTATCAGCGTATTTTGAATCGGAGCGTTTTGTTCATGTGATGCCATACGATTCAGCAGCATATCTTGATGAAGGCTGCTTCATGATTTCTGAGTGTAATCATACGAATCGACTGGAAATTTTTGTTTTTGGACAAGAGGGCAAAATAAATATTATTTCCAGATACGATAATTTAGGCAAGGGTGCATCAGGTGCTGCCGTACAAAACATGAATATCATGCTTGGATTGGATGAAGGTAATAGCCTGGTGAACTAA
- the mtnB gene encoding methylthioribulose 1-phosphate dehydratase: MTFEQITTEQKQKALADLREVKELFASRGWFPGTSGNLSVRVGDFDPEQFHFAITASGKDKTVHTPEDYLFVDKEGKAVEATKLKPSAETLIHCEIYRQTGAGAIFHVHTVFNSVISEWFWDRKSVPVDGVELIKAFNIWDEEAHIDIPIVSNFANIPQIVPEVTQRLQPEIPGILLRKHGIYAWGANPFEAKRHLEAFEFIFEYVYRWELLNGRK; the protein is encoded by the coding sequence ATGACATTTGAGCAAATTACAACGGAGCAGAAGCAGAAAGCGCTGGCTGATCTGCGTGAAGTGAAGGAACTGTTCGCCTCGCGCGGCTGGTTCCCTGGCACGAGCGGCAATCTGTCGGTACGCGTCGGCGATTTCGACCCCGAGCAGTTCCATTTTGCCATTACGGCAAGCGGCAAGGATAAAACGGTTCATACACCGGAAGACTACTTATTCGTCGATAAAGAAGGCAAAGCTGTCGAAGCGACGAAGCTGAAGCCTTCAGCGGAAACGCTGATCCACTGCGAAATTTATCGCCAGACGGGCGCAGGCGCTATTTTTCATGTGCATACCGTCTTTAACAGCGTCATATCGGAATGGTTCTGGGATCGCAAATCCGTGCCAGTCGATGGTGTCGAGCTGATTAAGGCGTTCAATATTTGGGACGAGGAAGCACATATCGACATTCCGATCGTGTCCAACTTCGCCAACATACCGCAAATCGTTCCCGAGGTGACTCAGCGCCTGCAGCCGGAAATTCCCGGCATTTTGCTGCGCAAGCATGGCATTTACGCCTGGGGAGCAAATCCGTTTGAAGCGAAGCGCCATTTGGAGGCGTTTGAGTTCATATTTGAATATGTATATCGCTGGGAGCTGTTGAACGGCCGCAAATAA
- a CDS encoding response regulator transcription factor translates to MSGELILIVDDEPDISELIGMYLDKEGYPFRTASSGAEALRLVAAFTPQLIILDVQLPDIEGYELCSQLRKTTTVPILFLTCKDTEMDMVIGLSVGGDDFVSKPFSPLTLLARIKAHLRRSKLVVASAEGGSVKDAWTGVGSLQINRLSHEVMLDGRPIELSTKEFQLLAMLMSHPRQVLSFEQILQRIWGYHSDTDTKTLQVHIGTLRKKVERDPAKPTAIINVRGIGYKYNEQA, encoded by the coding sequence ATGTCAGGAGAGCTTATCCTTATCGTTGACGACGAGCCTGATATATCGGAGTTGATTGGCATGTATTTGGACAAGGAAGGGTATCCGTTTCGTACGGCTTCTTCTGGAGCAGAGGCGCTGCGCCTCGTGGCCGCATTTACGCCGCAGCTCATTATTTTAGATGTGCAGCTTCCTGATATAGAAGGCTATGAGCTGTGCTCACAGCTTCGCAAAACGACAACGGTTCCTATTCTTTTTCTCACCTGCAAGGACACCGAGATGGATATGGTCATTGGGCTGAGCGTCGGTGGTGACGATTTTGTCAGCAAGCCCTTCAGTCCGCTCACCCTGCTGGCGCGAATCAAGGCGCATTTGCGGCGCAGCAAATTGGTCGTTGCTTCTGCCGAAGGAGGCAGCGTAAAGGATGCTTGGACAGGAGTAGGCTCGCTGCAAATCAACAGGCTGTCTCATGAGGTAATGCTGGACGGGAGACCGATTGAATTGTCCACCAAAGAATTTCAGCTGCTTGCGATGCTGATGAGCCATCCCCGTCAGGTACTGTCCTTTGAGCAAATTTTGCAGCGGATATGGGGCTATCACTCGGATACCGATACCAAAACGCTTCAGGTGCATATCGGAACGCTACGCAAAAAGGTGGAGCGCGATCCAGCAAAGCCCACTGCCATCATTAATGTGAGAGGGATCGGTTACAAATACAATGAGCAGGCCTAA